In the Kitasatospora terrestris genome, one interval contains:
- a CDS encoding IS110 family transposase — translation MSDHIAVVGGVDTHTDFHQAAVIDSIGRHLATESFPTTPDGYRRLLDWLRSHGDLMAVGVEGTGAYGAELARHLRTNQVTVVDVDRPDRRARRANGKSDPVDAYAAATAVLSGRAGGTPKTRDGIVEAIRSLRVVRRSAIKSRTQTINQIRNLIVTAPAEVREKLRGLPTSELIRQLARSRPGTHTHDPAGAVRIALRRLARRYQYLTDEITNADAELKPLVTQAAPELVALSGVGTETAAQLLITAGDNSDRLRSEASFAHLCAAAPVPASSGRTHRHRLNRGGDRQANNALHVIALVRMRHDPRTREYVARRTAEGMSKKDILRCLKRFIAREVYKHLVQPSISPQPLLQTA, via the coding sequence ATGTCAGACCACATAGCGGTCGTCGGCGGCGTCGACACCCACACCGACTTCCACCAGGCCGCCGTGATTGACTCCATCGGCCGCCACCTGGCGACCGAGTCGTTCCCCACCACACCCGACGGCTACCGGCGACTGCTGGACTGGCTGCGCTCGCACGGCGATCTGATGGCCGTCGGGGTGGAGGGCACCGGCGCCTACGGAGCCGAACTCGCCCGCCACCTACGGACGAACCAGGTCACCGTCGTCGACGTGGACCGGCCCGACCGCAGGGCCCGCCGGGCCAACGGCAAGTCCGACCCCGTCGATGCCTACGCCGCCGCGACCGCAGTGCTCTCCGGCCGGGCCGGCGGCACACCCAAGACCCGCGACGGCATCGTGGAGGCCATCCGGTCCCTGCGGGTCGTCCGCCGCTCAGCCATCAAGTCCCGCACCCAGACCATCAACCAGATCCGCAACCTCATCGTCACCGCCCCCGCAGAGGTCCGCGAAAAGCTGCGCGGCCTGCCCACCAGCGAGCTGATCAGACAGCTGGCCCGCTCCCGGCCGGGCACACACACCCACGACCCGGCGGGCGCGGTCAGGATCGCGCTGCGGCGCCTGGCCCGCCGCTACCAGTACCTCACCGACGAGATCACCAACGCCGACGCCGAGCTCAAACCGCTGGTCACCCAGGCGGCCCCCGAACTGGTCGCACTGTCCGGAGTCGGCACCGAGACCGCGGCCCAGCTCCTGATCACCGCCGGTGACAACTCCGACCGGCTCAGGTCAGAGGCGTCCTTCGCGCACCTGTGCGCGGCCGCCCCAGTTCCCGCCAGCTCCGGCCGCACCCACCGACACCGTCTCAACCGCGGCGGCGACCGACAAGCCAACAACGCCCTCCACGTCATCGCCCTGGTCCGGATGCGCCATGACCCACGCACCCGCGAATACGTCGCCCGTCGCACCGCCGAAGGCATGTCCAAGAAGGACATCCTGCGCTGCCTCAAACGCTTCATCGCCCGCGAGGTCTACAAGCACCTCGTCCAGCCATCAATCAGCCCCCAACCGCTCCTTCAGACCGCTTGA
- a CDS encoding alpha/beta hydrolase, which yields METEPYLDPELAAALAARGGVPAPLTPGGLAAWQRRDAERRPRPTLDRLADGGRFETAEHDADGVAVVSGRPAEADGVLPALLYLHGGGLIGGNAYAVLPRVLRELAEPLGLTVLSVEYPLAPAARYPAPLHACRTALRWAAAHAGRLRIDPDRIVLAGKSAGGGLAAALALLLRDRGGPAPYGQLLLSPMLDDRGTTSSTRQAAGRDTWDATSNATAWQAALGPLHRAPDLPPYAAPARAHDLSGLPPAYLEVGSAETFRDEVTAYADALWRAGGHVELHVWPGALHGFDTLAPDAAVTRTAVATRRNWLRRLLGQGTRGLTPLGR from the coding sequence ATGGAGACCGAGCCCTACCTGGACCCCGAACTGGCCGCCGCACTGGCCGCCCGTGGCGGGGTGCCCGCGCCGCTGACACCCGGCGGGCTGGCGGCCTGGCAGCGGCGGGACGCCGAACGGCGGCCGAGGCCCACACTGGACCGACTCGCCGACGGCGGACGGTTCGAAACGGCCGAGCACGACGCGGACGGCGTCGCCGTGGTCTCCGGCCGCCCGGCCGAGGCGGACGGCGTGCTACCCGCGCTGCTGTACCTCCACGGGGGCGGCCTGATCGGCGGCAACGCGTACGCCGTACTGCCGCGCGTGCTGCGGGAGCTGGCGGAGCCGCTCGGGCTGACCGTGCTCTCCGTCGAGTACCCGCTCGCCCCCGCCGCCCGCTACCCCGCCCCGCTGCACGCCTGCCGCACCGCCCTGCGCTGGGCCGCCGCACACGCCGGACGGCTGCGGATCGACCCCGACCGGATCGTGCTCGCCGGCAAGAGCGCCGGCGGCGGACTGGCCGCCGCCCTCGCCCTGCTGCTCCGCGACCGGGGCGGCCCGGCGCCGTACGGGCAACTGCTGCTCAGCCCGATGCTGGACGATCGCGGCACCACCTCCTCCACCCGGCAGGCCGCCGGCCGCGACACCTGGGACGCCACCTCCAACGCCACCGCTTGGCAGGCCGCCCTCGGCCCCCTGCACCGCGCTCCCGACCTCCCCCCGTACGCCGCCCCCGCTCGCGCCCACGACCTCAGCGGCCTGCCCCCCGCCTACCTGGAGGTCGGCTCCGCCGAAACCTTCCGCGACGAGGTCACCGCCTACGCCGACGCCCTCTGGCGGGCCGGCGGCCACGTCGAACTCCACGTCTGGCCCGGCGCCCTCCACGGCTTCGACACCCTCGCCCCGGACGCGGCCGTCACCCGCACCGCGGTTGCGACCCGGCGGAACTGGCTGCGGCGCCTGCTCGGCCAGGGCACCCGGGGGCTTACTCCCCTCGGCAGATGA
- a CDS encoding PRC-barrel domain containing protein produces MSSGLWGYEGAGGYVAGSDLTGFRVEATDGHIGKVDKHTEDVDTAHIVVDTGPWIFGREVLLPAGVITRVDANEKTVWVGRSKEEIKNSPEFHKDEHTDDPAYRQQVGDYYTNRNHL; encoded by the coding sequence GTGAGCAGCGGACTGTGGGGCTACGAGGGTGCCGGGGGCTACGTGGCGGGCAGCGACCTGACCGGCTTCCGGGTGGAGGCCACCGACGGCCACATCGGCAAGGTGGACAAGCACACCGAGGACGTCGACACCGCACACATCGTGGTGGACACCGGCCCGTGGATCTTCGGCCGCGAGGTGCTCCTCCCGGCGGGCGTCATCACCCGCGTCGACGCGAACGAGAAGACCGTGTGGGTCGGCCGCAGCAAGGAGGAGATCAAGAACTCCCCCGAGTTCCACAAGGACGAGCACACCGACGACCCGGCGTACCGCCAGCAGGTCGGCGACTACTACACCAACCGCAACCACCTCTGA
- a CDS encoding DUF7224 domain-containing protein translates to MLNAYRIELRRSPLLTAFPVMVAVDLLVLFGRSRWWIGVWPEASVAAQVVTLFLGPVLAAVSAWQAGRSSRAGMPEVLLAAARPTWRMEGVRLAATLTLGFLAYGLGCLAAAGVSIGEAGPGFLWPSYLLLGASTLVVFASVGHLAGRWWPSSSFTPVVCALGCFISLLALPFKLNVLAGSPDVHLRPLPVALRLCWAIALAVLAVTAPPLPTRAKNRMPSRGLPRKVRWVALAAALCSLVALGGVAGAGELRTERPATAATPLCDRTDSHAPRVCVWPEHRKYLPALVLMAQRLGATGQSWVVVPEEFDEFGLQRTAHGDRGFDITEGHVRTAAIAMAHRVFTDSFGRCVPPGNERRAWQAIDNVHLWLEYRAMGQDPAEADSGLHVAGIGAAQRAASDAVRLPAAEQRVWLDGESAEFHREASWCKPYDPR, encoded by the coding sequence GTGCTGAACGCCTACCGCATCGAGTTGCGGCGATCCCCGCTGCTCACCGCGTTCCCCGTGATGGTCGCCGTTGATCTGCTGGTGCTGTTCGGACGCTCGCGATGGTGGATCGGCGTGTGGCCGGAGGCGAGTGTGGCGGCGCAGGTCGTCACCCTGTTCCTGGGACCGGTGCTGGCTGCCGTCTCCGCCTGGCAGGCCGGCCGTTCCTCCCGGGCGGGGATGCCGGAGGTGCTCCTCGCGGCCGCCCGGCCCACATGGCGCATGGAGGGTGTGCGGCTGGCCGCCACCCTCACCCTCGGCTTCCTCGCCTACGGGCTCGGATGCCTGGCCGCGGCCGGCGTGTCGATCGGCGAAGCCGGTCCCGGATTCCTGTGGCCGTCCTATCTACTACTGGGCGCCTCGACACTGGTGGTGTTCGCGTCCGTGGGGCACCTGGCCGGCCGCTGGTGGCCCTCGTCTTCCTTCACCCCCGTCGTCTGCGCGCTCGGCTGCTTCATCAGCCTCCTCGCCCTGCCGTTCAAGCTCAACGTCCTGGCGGGCTCGCCGGATGTCCACCTGCGCCCGCTCCCGGTCGCCCTCCGACTGTGCTGGGCGATCGCCCTGGCCGTCCTCGCCGTCACAGCCCCACCGCTGCCGACCCGGGCAAAGAACCGGATGCCCAGCCGCGGCCTGCCGAGGAAGGTGCGTTGGGTGGCGCTCGCGGCGGCCCTGTGCTCCCTCGTCGCGCTCGGCGGCGTCGCCGGCGCCGGCGAACTGCGCACTGAGCGCCCGGCCACGGCTGCCACGCCGCTGTGCGACCGCACCGATAGTCATGCCCCGCGTGTGTGCGTCTGGCCCGAGCACCGTAAATACCTGCCGGCGCTGGTGCTGATGGCGCAGCGTCTCGGTGCTACTGGGCAGTCCTGGGTGGTGGTGCCGGAGGAGTTCGACGAGTTCGGGTTGCAGCGCACCGCACATGGCGATCGGGGGTTCGACATCACCGAGGGCCACGTGCGCACGGCGGCCATCGCCATGGCCCACCGCGTGTTCACCGACAGCTTCGGCCGCTGTGTCCCGCCGGGCAATGAGCGCCGTGCGTGGCAGGCCATCGACAACGTCCACCTGTGGCTGGAGTACCGGGCCATGGGCCAGGACCCGGCCGAGGCCGACAGCGGTCTCCATGTCGCCGGTATCGGCGCAGCCCAGCGTGCAGCCTCCGATGCTGTGCGTCTGCCGGCCGCCGAGCAGCGGGTGTGGCTGGATGGGGAGAGTGCCGAATTCCATCGCGAGGCGTCCTGGTGCAAGCCCTATGACCCTCGTTGA
- a CDS encoding class I SAM-dependent methyltransferase: protein MDWTAWHDKYDQTDHWMTRRLKTVQAHIDAALSDAPDGELQVISLCAGDGRDLLEVLAGHPRRDDVRARLVELDPRNTAAAVERAERAGLQRVEVATADAALIDQYEDLAPADLVLVCGVFGNITDPDIERTIAACNQLSRAGGTVI, encoded by the coding sequence ATGGACTGGACCGCATGGCACGACAAGTACGACCAGACCGACCACTGGATGACGCGACGGCTGAAAACAGTGCAGGCCCACATCGACGCCGCTCTGTCGGACGCCCCGGACGGCGAGCTGCAGGTGATCAGCCTCTGCGCCGGAGACGGTCGCGATCTTCTGGAGGTCCTGGCCGGACATCCCCGCCGCGACGATGTCAGGGCCAGGCTCGTCGAGCTGGACCCCCGCAACACCGCCGCCGCTGTGGAACGGGCCGAGCGGGCCGGCCTGCAGCGCGTCGAGGTGGCGACCGCGGACGCCGCCCTCATCGACCAGTACGAGGACCTGGCCCCGGCGGACCTCGTCCTCGTCTGCGGCGTCTTCGGCAACATCACCGACCCCGACATCGAGCGCACCATCGCCGCCTGCAACCAGCTGTCCAGGGCCGGCGGGACCGTCATCTAG
- a CDS encoding DUF6191 domain-containing protein produces MAFALTLPGLALAVVLFALASTVFRRLARSGLVPARLRRRSGRLGGPLSVSTVAVEVFTGSVNTGKAVELDERSAEAMRRDEEGDGAPPRSTVDLQTGRAVIVLPQQPRAGDRGAGTPSRPLLTPPAGAED; encoded by the coding sequence ATGGCGTTCGCTCTCACACTGCCCGGGCTCGCTCTGGCGGTGGTGCTGTTCGCACTCGCCTCGACGGTGTTCCGCCGGCTGGCCCGTTCGGGCCTGGTCCCGGCCCGGCTCCGCCGCCGGTCGGGCCGGCTCGGCGGACCGCTTTCGGTCTCCACCGTGGCCGTGGAGGTGTTCACCGGATCGGTGAACACCGGCAAAGCGGTCGAGCTGGACGAACGCTCCGCCGAGGCGATGCGCCGCGACGAGGAAGGCGACGGCGCGCCACCCCGCTCGACCGTCGACCTGCAGACGGGCCGCGCCGTCATCGTCCTGCCGCAGCAGCCGAGGGCCGGCGATCGCGGCGCCGGCACACCGTCCCGGCCCCTTCTTACGCCTCCGGCCGGGGCAGAGGACTGA
- a CDS encoding HU family DNA-binding protein: MNKGQLVEAVAGQLGSRTAAEDAVDAVLDAMVRAVVAGERVQVTGFGTLEPVQRSARTARNPQTGEPIRVKKTTTPKFRPGQGFKDLVSGAKKLPQQGPSIAKTPKGSLTPSRANATTAKRTTAPTAAKRATATTTTAPAKKTTAKNTAKRTTTATAPAPAKKAPVKKTTTARTPAKKAAPTKPATAAKKTTAPARKTNTTAKKAAPAKRTARRTAA; this comes from the coding sequence ATGAATAAGGGCCAGCTCGTCGAAGCAGTCGCAGGCCAGCTCGGCAGTCGGACCGCGGCGGAGGACGCCGTCGACGCCGTCCTCGACGCGATGGTGCGCGCCGTCGTCGCCGGCGAACGCGTCCAGGTCACCGGCTTCGGCACCCTGGAGCCCGTCCAGCGCTCCGCCCGCACCGCCCGCAACCCGCAGACCGGCGAACCCATCCGGGTGAAGAAGACCACCACCCCCAAATTCCGCCCCGGCCAGGGCTTCAAGGACCTCGTCTCCGGCGCCAAGAAGCTCCCCCAGCAGGGCCCGTCCATTGCGAAGACCCCCAAGGGCTCCCTCACCCCCTCCCGCGCCAACGCCACCACGGCCAAGCGCACCACCGCCCCCACCGCTGCCAAGCGTGCAACGGCGACCACCACGACCGCCCCAGCGAAGAAGACCACCGCCAAGAACACCGCGAAGCGCACCACCACGGCCACCGCCCCCGCGCCGGCCAAGAAGGCCCCGGTGAAGAAGACCACCACCGCCAGGACCCCGGCGAAGAAGGCAGCGCCGACGAAACCCGCCACCGCCGCCAAGAAGACCACCGCCCCGGCCCGCAAGACCAACACGACTGCCAAGAAGGCCGCACCCGCCAAGCGCACCGCCCGCCGCACAGCCGCCTGA
- a CDS encoding excalibur calcium-binding domain-containing protein gives MYYKNCAEARAAGVTPLHRGDPGYAPHLDRGGDGVACE, from the coding sequence GTGTACTACAAGAACTGCGCCGAGGCCCGTGCCGCAGGCGTCACTCCCCTTCACCGGGGCGACCCCGGCTACGCCCCCCACCTGGACCGCGGCGGCGACGGCGTGGCCTGCGAATAG
- a CDS encoding ATP-binding cassette domain-containing protein, translating to MASTPVARLADVSQGYGSRQIIKGLDLSIEPGVTGLLGPNGAGKTTLFRTLATIAPPREGVLELFGRAVAGERDVREARRRIGYLPQDFGYYPAFSVHDFVRYCAWLREVPSAQASPATEAALSAVGLQDRAREKMKALSGGMLRRAGIAAAIVGSPSLLLLDEPTVGLDPAQRLDFRDLIRSLARAGAAVVLSTHLVEDVGAACDTVLVLREGEVVHRGAPQQLAELADPKAPGDSALERGYMTVLGKVRAAEESAC from the coding sequence ATGGCAAGCACTCCCGTCGCCCGGCTGGCCGATGTCAGCCAGGGGTACGGCAGTAGGCAGATCATCAAGGGCCTGGACCTGTCGATCGAGCCCGGTGTGACCGGGCTGCTGGGCCCGAACGGGGCCGGCAAGACGACGCTGTTCCGGACCCTGGCGACCATCGCGCCACCACGGGAGGGCGTCCTGGAGCTGTTCGGCCGGGCGGTCGCCGGTGAACGGGACGTCCGCGAGGCACGGCGCCGCATCGGCTACCTGCCGCAGGACTTCGGCTACTACCCGGCGTTCTCCGTCCACGACTTCGTCCGCTACTGCGCGTGGCTGCGCGAAGTCCCCTCCGCCCAGGCCTCGCCGGCGACCGAGGCGGCGCTGTCCGCCGTCGGACTGCAGGACCGGGCGAGGGAGAAGATGAAGGCCCTGTCCGGCGGCATGCTCCGGCGGGCCGGGATCGCCGCGGCCATCGTCGGTTCCCCGTCCCTGCTGCTCCTCGACGAGCCCACCGTCGGCCTCGACCCCGCGCAGCGCCTGGACTTCCGGGACCTGATCCGCTCGCTGGCGCGTGCGGGGGCCGCGGTGGTGCTCAGTACGCACCTGGTGGAGGACGTGGGTGCGGCCTGCGACACCGTACTGGTGCTGAGGGAGGGTGAGGTCGTGCACCGGGGTGCCCCGCAGCAGCTGGCCGAGTTGGCCGATCCGAAGGCGCCCGGGGACAGTGCGCTGGAACGCGGCTACATGACCGTTCTCGGCAAGGTCCGGGCAGCCGAGGAGTCAGCGTGCTGA
- a CDS encoding FMN-binding glutamate synthase family protein: MLRLLWIAGLVCGSVVAAAAAFVVSPWWWLAAIPLLALTALAGADVLQTRHSVLRNYPVLGHLRFALEGIRPEVQQYFIERNVDGRPFDRDTRSIVYERAKGTDAEEPFGTELDLYESGREFLVPSMAPVAVPTRAPRVRVGGTHCTRPYDMALLNVSAMSFGSLSANAILALNTGAALGGFAHDTGEGGLSEYHLRPGGDLVWEIGTGYFGCRNQDGDFDPTLFAEKAAHPQVKCVSLKLSQGAKPGIGGVLPGPKVNAEIAKVRGVPQGKTVTSPPYHRVFSTPRELVQFIARMRRLADGKPTGFKLCVGSRSQFLAVCKAMLEEGVTPDFIVVDGAEGGTGAAPLEFADHLGMPLTEGLMTVHNALVGSGLRDRIKIGASGKVATGNDLVKRLIQGADYTNAARAMMFAIGCIQAQRCHTNTCPVGVATQDPRRARALDVDDKSQRVRRYQEATVKSALQIMAAMGVDHPSQLHPHMLQRRLDPQTIRSYADLHPWLAPGQLLQDAPESWARDWNSADPDRFTV, from the coding sequence GTGCTGAGACTTCTGTGGATCGCCGGTTTGGTGTGCGGGTCGGTCGTCGCTGCGGCGGCGGCCTTCGTGGTGTCGCCCTGGTGGTGGCTGGCCGCCATCCCCTTGCTGGCGTTGACGGCGCTCGCGGGGGCGGATGTCCTGCAGACCCGGCATTCGGTGCTGCGCAACTACCCTGTGCTGGGCCACCTGCGGTTCGCACTGGAGGGCATCCGCCCCGAAGTCCAGCAGTACTTCATCGAGCGCAACGTGGACGGGCGCCCGTTCGACCGCGACACCCGCAGCATCGTCTACGAGCGGGCCAAAGGGACCGACGCGGAGGAACCGTTCGGCACCGAACTCGACCTGTACGAGAGCGGCCGCGAATTCCTCGTACCGTCCATGGCCCCGGTCGCCGTGCCCACGCGGGCCCCGAGGGTCCGGGTCGGCGGGACGCACTGCACCCGGCCGTACGACATGGCGCTGCTCAACGTCTCGGCGATGAGTTTCGGCTCCCTGTCGGCCAACGCGATCCTCGCTCTGAACACGGGCGCCGCGCTGGGCGGTTTCGCCCACGACACGGGCGAGGGCGGACTGTCGGAGTACCACCTGCGGCCCGGGGGAGATCTGGTGTGGGAGATCGGCACCGGCTACTTCGGCTGCCGCAACCAGGACGGGGACTTCGACCCCACCTTGTTCGCCGAGAAAGCGGCGCACCCACAGGTGAAGTGCGTGTCGCTGAAGCTCAGCCAGGGCGCCAAACCGGGCATCGGCGGCGTTCTGCCAGGGCCGAAGGTCAACGCGGAGATCGCGAAAGTCCGCGGTGTCCCGCAAGGAAAGACCGTCACTTCCCCGCCCTACCACCGGGTCTTCTCCACTCCACGCGAACTGGTGCAGTTCATCGCCCGGATGCGCCGGCTCGCGGACGGCAAACCGACCGGCTTCAAACTGTGCGTCGGCTCCCGCAGCCAATTCCTCGCGGTCTGCAAGGCCATGCTGGAGGAAGGAGTGACACCGGACTTCATCGTCGTCGACGGTGCGGAGGGCGGAACCGGCGCGGCCCCGCTGGAGTTCGCCGACCACCTCGGGATGCCACTGACCGAGGGCCTGATGACAGTCCACAACGCACTGGTCGGCTCCGGCCTGCGTGATCGCATCAAAATCGGCGCCAGCGGCAAGGTCGCCACCGGGAACGACCTGGTGAAACGCCTCATCCAAGGCGCCGACTACACCAACGCCGCCCGAGCCATGATGTTCGCCATCGGCTGCATCCAAGCCCAACGCTGCCACACCAACACCTGCCCCGTCGGCGTGGCCACCCAGGACCCCCGCCGCGCCCGCGCCCTGGACGTGGACGACAAATCCCAACGGGTGCGCCGCTACCAGGAAGCCACCGTCAAAAGCGCCCTGCAGATCATGGCCGCCATGGGAGTCGACCACCCCTCCCAACTGCACCCGCACATGCTCCAGCGCCGCCTCGACCCCCAGACCATCCGCTCCTACGCCGACCTCCACCCCTGGCTGGCACCCGGACAGCTGCTCCAGGACGCGCCCGAATCGTGGGCGCGCGACTGGAACAGCGCCGACCCCGACCGGTTCACTGTCTGA
- a CDS encoding GNAT family N-acetyltransferase, with amino-acid sequence MTDLGPVAWPPALIRTERLVLRESEARDRTAFIDLFASPQVRTHLGGARPREELERGMPAVPGLRTGVFVVERDGAMIGVVSFDRRDAQRPGHLRPEAGEAELSYMFLPQAWGSGYAAEACAAALGWLADACPGEPVVLCTQSANDRAMRLAEKLGFTEVERFEEYGAEQWFGVRSHVHPSDRAR; translated from the coding sequence ATGACCGATCTTGGGCCTGTCGCCTGGCCGCCCGCTCTGATCCGGACCGAGCGGCTCGTGCTCCGCGAGTCCGAGGCCCGGGACCGTACGGCGTTCATCGACCTGTTCGCCTCACCGCAGGTGCGTACCCACCTCGGTGGTGCCCGACCACGCGAGGAACTCGAACGCGGGATGCCGGCAGTGCCCGGCCTACGCACGGGCGTGTTCGTCGTCGAGCGCGACGGGGCGATGATCGGCGTCGTCTCGTTCGACCGGCGCGACGCGCAGCGCCCCGGTCACCTCCGCCCGGAGGCCGGGGAGGCCGAGCTCAGCTACATGTTCCTGCCCCAGGCCTGGGGATCCGGGTACGCAGCCGAGGCGTGCGCTGCGGCACTCGGATGGCTCGCCGACGCCTGTCCCGGTGAGCCGGTGGTGCTCTGCACCCAGAGCGCGAACGACCGCGCGATGCGCCTCGCCGAGAAGCTGGGCTTCACCGAGGTCGAGCGGTTCGAGGAGTACGGCGCCGAGCAGTGGTTCGGCGTACGGTCCCACGTTCACCCGTCGGACCGGGCGAGATAG
- a CDS encoding IS1380 family transposase, with translation MKSSHSSAALTAAFDEPNLVADAGLVPLVRLAERVGLPGLVEDRLRLDGAGNSGGANPAAKVMTLVAAMCAGADSIDDTGRLRHGAMGRLFGGVRAPSTLGTFLRAFTHGHNRQLHAVHRDFLARLARDTPLLPGLDRVAFVDVDPTHRRVYGRAKQGAEVGRFKGVRTLHPILATLSTPTARPVVAAVRLRRGKAADARGAGPFTSEALAAARQAGAGGTVIVRADSQFYNADVVAACRRARAHFSVTVRMNPHVAAAISAIGEDAWTPIRYPEAFVDPDTGELVSDAEVAEITYTAFTGRRKTEHTTARLIVRRVRRLNAETAAGQGELFTAWRYHPVFTDSPFATLQAELHHRQHATIEQVIADGKGSALAHLPSGNFQANNAWLTLWAIAHNLLRAAGSLAGTFHARATTATLRAHLIHVPARIARSARRLTLHLPDHWPWQHALTDLFDAAHPPPA, from the coding sequence GTGAAATCCTCCCACAGCTCCGCCGCGCTCACCGCCGCGTTCGACGAGCCGAACCTGGTCGCGGACGCGGGGCTCGTCCCGCTGGTCCGGCTGGCCGAGCGGGTCGGGCTTCCCGGACTGGTCGAAGACAGGCTGAGGCTCGACGGTGCGGGCAACAGCGGCGGTGCCAACCCGGCTGCGAAGGTGATGACGCTGGTCGCGGCGATGTGCGCCGGGGCCGACTCGATCGACGACACCGGCCGGCTGCGGCACGGCGCGATGGGCCGGCTGTTCGGCGGGGTGCGCGCGCCCTCCACGCTGGGCACGTTCCTGCGCGCGTTCACGCACGGGCACAACCGGCAACTCCATGCGGTGCACCGGGACTTCCTCGCCCGTCTCGCACGGGACACCCCGCTGCTGCCCGGCCTGGACCGGGTGGCGTTCGTGGACGTCGACCCCACCCACCGGCGGGTCTACGGACGCGCCAAGCAGGGTGCCGAGGTCGGCCGGTTCAAGGGCGTGCGCACCCTGCACCCGATCCTGGCCACCCTCAGCACACCGACGGCCCGCCCGGTGGTCGCGGCGGTCCGCCTGCGGCGGGGCAAAGCGGCCGACGCCCGCGGCGCCGGACCGTTCACGAGCGAGGCCCTGGCGGCCGCCCGCCAGGCCGGGGCGGGCGGAACCGTGATCGTCCGCGCGGACAGCCAGTTCTACAACGCCGACGTGGTGGCCGCCTGCCGCCGCGCGAGAGCGCACTTCTCCGTGACGGTGCGGATGAACCCCCACGTCGCCGCCGCGATCAGCGCGATCGGCGAGGACGCTTGGACGCCGATCCGATACCCCGAGGCGTTCGTCGACCCGGACACCGGCGAGCTGGTCTCCGACGCCGAGGTCGCCGAGATCACCTACACGGCGTTCACCGGCCGCAGGAAGACCGAGCACACCACTGCCCGGCTGATCGTGCGCCGGGTCCGCCGCCTGAACGCCGAAACGGCTGCCGGGCAGGGCGAGCTGTTCACCGCCTGGCGCTACCACCCGGTGTTCACCGACAGCCCCTTCGCCACGCTCCAGGCCGAACTCCACCACCGGCAGCACGCCACGATCGAGCAGGTCATCGCGGACGGCAAGGGATCGGCCCTGGCCCACCTGCCCTCCGGGAACTTCCAGGCGAACAACGCGTGGCTGACCCTGTGGGCCATCGCCCACAACCTGCTGCGAGCCGCCGGATCCCTCGCCGGGACCTTCCACGCGAGAGCCACCACCGCGACCCTGCGGGCCCACCTGATCCACGTCCCGGCCCGCATCGCCCGCTCGGCCCGCAGGCTGACGCTCCACCTGCCCGACCACTGGCCCTGGCAACACGCGCTCACCGATCTGTTCGACGCCGCCCACCCGCCACCGGCCTGA
- a CDS encoding GntR family transcriptional regulator → MSEEVRPTRVRLAEALRAEIAANPGLTELPHRREIAGQYGLAQATVAQVLRALAAEGLIEAQADGRWTVAGRL, encoded by the coding sequence GTGTCAGAGGAAGTCCGGCCTACGAGGGTGCGCCTCGCAGAGGCTCTTCGCGCTGAGATCGCCGCCAACCCGGGGCTGACAGAGCTTCCGCACAGGCGTGAGATCGCCGGACAGTATGGGCTTGCCCAGGCGACGGTCGCGCAGGTCCTGAGGGCGTTGGCGGCCGAGGGGCTGATCGAGGCACAGGCGGACGGCAGGTGGACGGTGGCCGGACGACTCTAG